The Candidatus Paceibacterota bacterium sequence AGAAATAAAAAAGAAATAGACTTTATTATAAAAGAAAATGGTAAAATAAGCCAGCTTATTCAGGTATCGTTTAGTTTGGACGATTCCAAAACATTAGAAAGAGAAATCGTGGCATTAATAGAAGCTAGTCAAGAACTATAT is a genomic window containing:
- a CDS encoding ATP-binding protein, translating into RNKKEIDFIIKENGKISQLIQVSFSLDDSKTLEREIVALIEASQELYCDDLLIITSNNNQRIERDGKIIKVVSFTNWVMTIGKDLE